A section of the Leptotrichia buccalis C-1013-b genome encodes:
- a CDS encoding protein kinase domain-containing protein, whose protein sequence is MSDNNRIPTMPQNETIERSATVPQNGTIERSATVPQNENIERNSTVPQNIDAERESTVPQNDFNNIRNEEIDLDGEKTYISDNGRLTLKIKDTDEIKVKSGESRLFKNKVYNNEGKEVEVLIKILKNIDIESDAKKLENRKKILKLVYKKGKEVEKNNLARVISYGKVITEKNHEYFAEVYRYYSGGDLFNKAPLKYEELEKNVIPSLLKALRYLHSHNIVHRDIKPENIYIDDKGKIYLGDFGIARYIESNIDYDEKKFGTLGYAAPELLLPNTGRVKKESDYYSLGQTLYTLFTKKLMYESVKDKKLLNDDMMSDKYYGLSRLNEHKLFEALIRGLLKYSPADRFNDKHIERFLKGDNTLKREVKMEEEGNFDFPLRIYGKTLWSKNEMYDFLIQNKDKADEILNNEFLSQNFEKNNMLYDAKKMSDIERLYLTGDNFEKKYQLFELYKFLKDEYIFVWGNEEIKNYKQIPFIPHQELKRLLQRGAIQEFLTKSEFDTKFIERLEEIKNYKSILIAFILIICFDPDNNGKNVKEYTYRRKDFNDLIKEWINNKNEALTPLLALLYINGYDVDINENSFNMLKFLMALEKEAKEDEVKLKIREKFLERNINNINYKYNKLKTVINDINSSKYEATGLESQEILDNICNCQIFLEKMDINEIMRTINNFENKYQEFERRFENNPYSVIMKSYPEDVIVTRHYSKYPQNIELRKYNEDFKKEVSEKKLSLKNLTKYLGNVRIAPFYLASIISFILGYVFSINNLYANIENVGIRDILPTFQYLFYGIGVYFIIKAVTFTILQMSTDYKVIEREYDILFERTFGNDYEKNIDRISDLIHRQAQGKFEEDYSEAEKKLYELAKKYGQSVDNYKKIRKIIEKIQHVLPVLSMTSILFFTFKNLDIFANEYFFFKMYCYLLFLATIYIFAIETHIDTYFSYSVKIWSTLSIISIIGVYTYNRSIEYTLNSLIPCGIAVVLFAMLWKNIEKIIESIDTSTIKGVLFYIMLIPGILVPLSLLTTSQQIGWFYFSLLLAVPAAIGMFLNSGNLFSGYVLYKIPFALLGYSLIGMTQTSMFSLTGIFNGFIVLLLGDVLVVIVLMILFGVIASIF, encoded by the coding sequence ATGAGTGATAATAACAGAATACCAACAATGCCACAAAATGAAACTATTGAGAGAAGTGCAACAGTACCACAAAATGGAACTATTGAAAGAAGCGCAACAGTACCACAGAATGAAAACATTGAAAGAAATTCAACAGTGCCGCAAAATATAGATGCTGAAAGAGAATCTACGGTGCCACAAAATGATTTTAATAATATAAGAAATGAAGAAATAGATTTAGATGGAGAAAAAACTTATATTTCTGATAATGGACGTTTAACTTTAAAAATAAAAGATACAGATGAAATAAAAGTAAAAAGTGGAGAATCAAGACTTTTTAAAAATAAAGTTTATAATAATGAGGGAAAAGAAGTAGAAGTACTAATAAAAATTCTTAAAAATATAGATATAGAATCTGATGCTAAAAAATTAGAGAATAGAAAAAAGATTCTTAAGTTAGTATATAAAAAAGGAAAAGAAGTAGAGAAAAATAATTTAGCTAGAGTTATATCTTATGGAAAAGTCATTACAGAAAAAAATCATGAATATTTTGCAGAAGTTTATCGATATTATTCAGGTGGAGATTTGTTTAATAAAGCACCTTTAAAATATGAAGAACTAGAAAAAAATGTAATTCCTTCACTACTTAAAGCTTTGAGATATCTACATAGCCATAATATAGTTCATAGAGATATAAAACCTGAAAATATTTATATTGATGATAAAGGGAAAATATACTTAGGAGATTTTGGAATAGCACGTTATATAGAAAGTAATATAGATTATGATGAAAAAAAATTTGGAACTTTAGGATATGCTGCACCAGAGTTATTACTTCCTAATACAGGAAGAGTTAAAAAAGAATCTGATTATTATTCATTAGGACAGACATTGTATACTTTATTTACAAAAAAATTAATGTATGAGTCTGTTAAAGATAAAAAATTACTTAATGATGATATGATGAGTGATAAATATTATGGATTGTCAAGATTAAATGAACATAAGTTATTTGAAGCTTTAATAAGAGGGCTGTTAAAATATTCTCCTGCAGATAGATTTAATGATAAACATATAGAAAGATTTTTAAAGGGAGATAATACTTTAAAAAGAGAAGTAAAAATGGAAGAAGAGGGTAATTTTGATTTTCCTTTAAGGATCTATGGAAAAACTCTTTGGTCTAAAAATGAAATGTATGACTTCTTAATTCAAAATAAAGATAAAGCAGACGAGATATTAAATAATGAGTTTCTTTCGCAAAATTTTGAAAAAAATAATATGCTGTATGATGCAAAAAAAATGTCAGATATAGAAAGATTATATTTAACTGGAGATAATTTCGAGAAAAAATATCAACTTTTTGAATTATATAAATTTTTAAAAGATGAATATATATTTGTATGGGGAAATGAAGAAATAAAAAACTATAAACAAATTCCCTTTATTCCACATCAAGAGTTAAAACGTCTTCTTCAAAGAGGAGCTATACAAGAATTTTTAACAAAATCAGAATTTGATACTAAATTCATAGAAAGACTTGAAGAAATCAAGAATTATAAAAGTATACTAATAGCTTTTATATTAATAATTTGTTTTGATCCTGATAATAATGGAAAAAATGTAAAAGAATATACATATCGAAGAAAAGATTTTAATGATTTAATCAAAGAATGGATTAATAATAAAAATGAGGCATTGACACCATTATTAGCTTTATTGTATATTAATGGATATGATGTGGATATAAATGAAAATAGCTTTAATATGTTGAAATTTTTAATGGCACTTGAGAAAGAAGCAAAAGAAGATGAAGTCAAATTAAAAATAAGGGAAAAATTTTTAGAAAGAAACATAAACAATATTAATTACAAATATAACAAATTAAAAACCGTAATAAATGACATTAATAGCTCTAAATATGAAGCAACTGGTTTAGAATCACAAGAAATATTAGATAATATTTGTAATTGCCAAATTTTTCTAGAAAAAATGGATATAAACGAAATAATGAGAACCATTAATAATTTTGAAAATAAGTATCAAGAATTTGAAAGAAGATTTGAAAATAACCCATATAGTGTAATAATGAAATCTTATCCTGAAGATGTAATTGTAACAAGACATTATAGCAAATATCCCCAAAATATAGAATTAAGAAAATACAATGAAGATTTTAAAAAAGAAGTCTCTGAAAAAAAATTATCATTGAAAAATTTAACAAAATATCTGGGAAATGTCAGAATAGCACCATTCTATTTAGCTTCGATAATATCATTCATTTTAGGGTATGTCTTTAGTATAAATAATTTGTATGCTAATATTGAAAATGTGGGAATAAGAGATATTCTTCCAACATTTCAGTATTTATTTTATGGAATAGGAGTATATTTTATAATTAAAGCTGTAACTTTTACAATATTACAGATGAGTACAGATTATAAAGTCATTGAAAGAGAATATGATATTCTTTTTGAGAGAACTTTTGGAAATGATTATGAAAAAAATATAGATCGAATATCTGATTTAATTCATAGACAAGCACAAGGAAAATTTGAGGAAGATTATTCTGAAGCTGAGAAAAAATTATATGAATTAGCTAAAAAGTATGGTCAATCTGTCGATAATTATAAAAAAATAAGAAAAATAATAGAAAAAATACAGCATGTACTTCCAGTGTTATCTATGACGTCAATATTGTTTTTTACGTTTAAGAATCTTGATATTTTTGCTAATGAGTATTTCTTCTTTAAAATGTACTGTTATCTTCTATTTCTTGCAACAATATATATATTTGCAATAGAGACGCACATAGACACTTACTTTTCATATTCAGTAAAAATATGGTCAACATTATCAATAATTTCAATAATTGGAGTCTATACTTATAACCGTTCAATTGAATACACTTTAAACTCTTTAATTCCTTGCGGAATAGCAGTAGTACTTTTTGCGATGCTATGGAAGAATATTGAAAAAATTATTGAATCTATTGATACAAGTACTATAAAAGGTGTATTATTTTACATTATGTTAATTCCTGGAATTTTAGTTCCGCTTAGTTTACTAACTACGTCTCAACAAATAGGATGGTTTTATTTTTCTTTATTATTAGCAGTGCCAGCTGCGATTGGAATGTTTTTAAACAGTGGTAATCTTTTTTCAGGATATGTTTTATATAAAATACCATTTGCATTATTGGGATATTCTTTAATAGGAATGACTCAAACTTCGATGTTTAGTTTAACGGGAATTTTCAATGGATTTATAGTACTTCTTTTAGGAGATGTCTTAGTAGTGATTGTTCTGATGATTCTGTTTGGAGTAATTGCATCAATCTTTTAA
- the rpsI gene encoding 30S ribosomal protein S9: protein MAEKIQYLGTGRRKTSVARVRLVPGETGVTINGKDMREYFGGREILAKIVEQPLELTETLNKYGVKVNVIGGGNTGQAGAIRHGVSRALLVADAELRGALKEAGFLTRDSRMVERKKYGKKKARRSPQFSKR from the coding sequence GTGGCAGAAAAAATTCAATATTTAGGAACTGGAAGAAGAAAAACTTCAGTAGCAAGAGTAAGATTAGTACCAGGTGAAACTGGAGTAACAATAAATGGAAAAGATATGAGAGAATATTTTGGTGGAAGAGAAATCTTGGCTAAAATAGTAGAACAACCATTGGAATTAACAGAAACTTTAAACAAATACGGAGTAAAAGTTAATGTAATTGGTGGAGGAAACACTGGACAAGCAGGAGCAATTAGACATGGTGTTTCAAGAGCTTTATTAGTAGCTGATGCTGAATTAAGAGGAGCTTTAAAAGAAGCAGGATTCTTAACAAGAGATTCAAGAATGGTTGAAAGAAAAAAATACGGGAAAAAGAAAGCAAGAAGAAGCCCACAATTCTCAAAAAGATAA
- the rplM gene encoding 50S ribosomal protein L13, translated as MSKYTVMQKKEEVVRNWYEIDAEGKVLGKLATEIAVRLMGKHKPSYTPHVDGGDFVIVLNADKIAVTGNKLLDKKYYRHSGYPGGLKVRNLEEMLQKQPTEVIRKAVERMLPKNKLGSQMINRLRLFTGTEHTHTAQKPERIEL; from the coding sequence GTGAGTAAATACACTGTAATGCAAAAAAAAGAAGAAGTTGTAAGAAACTGGTATGAGATAGACGCAGAAGGAAAAGTACTTGGAAAACTAGCTACTGAAATCGCAGTTAGATTAATGGGTAAACATAAACCAAGTTACACACCACACGTTGATGGAGGAGATTTTGTTATCGTATTGAACGCTGATAAAATTGCTGTAACAGGGAACAAATTATTAGACAAAAAATATTACAGACATAGTGGATATCCAGGTGGATTGAAAGTAAGAAATTTAGAAGAAATGTTACAAAAACAACCTACTGAAGTAATCAGAAAAGCTGTAGAAAGAATGTTACCTAAAAACAAATTAGGAAGCCAAATGATTAACAGATTGAGATTATTCACAGGAACAGAACATACGCATACAGCACAAAAACCAGAAAGAATAGAGTTATAG
- a CDS encoding nucleotidyltransferase domain-containing protein, giving the protein MNKIIKQKLEEIEKIENVKIILAVESGSRAWGFASPDSDYDVRFIYVRETKEYLKLNEIRDVIEWQLDETLDISGWDIKKALKLLYKTNPALLEWCNSPIVYKKTKEFEELKKLLPHYFSPKKNLYHYLNMAKTNYREYLKGDKVRIKKYFYVLRSLLATKWILDKKIYPPMEFSKLLNEELKNDEKVKMEIEKLLEKKIQMLEMDYSEKIEILNEYIEKNFEIMEENINKITDEKHNWENLNEYFYKILK; this is encoded by the coding sequence ATGAATAAAATTATAAAACAAAAATTAGAAGAAATTGAAAAAATAGAAAATGTAAAAATTATTCTTGCTGTGGAATCTGGAAGTCGTGCTTGGGGATTTGCTTCGCCAGATAGCGATTATGATGTGAGATTTATTTATGTGAGGGAAACTAAGGAATATTTGAAACTAAATGAAATTCGGGATGTAATAGAATGGCAGCTTGATGAAACACTGGACATTAGTGGTTGGGATATAAAAAAGGCGTTAAAATTACTGTATAAAACAAATCCCGCTTTGCTTGAATGGTGTAATTCTCCAATTGTATATAAAAAAACGAAAGAATTTGAAGAATTAAAAAAATTATTGCCACACTATTTTTCGCCTAAAAAAAATTTGTATCATTACTTGAATATGGCAAAAACGAACTATCGTGAATATTTAAAAGGAGATAAAGTAAGAATAAAAAAATATTTTTATGTTTTACGTTCGCTACTTGCTACAAAATGGATACTTGATAAAAAGATTTATCCACCAATGGAATTTTCAAAACTTTTAAATGAAGAACTGAAAAATGATGAAAAAGTAAAAATGGAAATAGAAAAACTATTGGAAAAAAAGATTCAAATGCTGGAAATGGATTATTCAGAAAAAATAGAAATTCTTAATGAATATATTGAAAAAAACTTTGAAATAATGGAAGAAAATATCAATAAAATAACCGATGAAAAACATAATTGGGAAAATTTGAATGAATATTTTTATAAAATTTTGAAATAA
- a CDS encoding BglG family transcription antiterminator has product MLNYRETEILNNLIKGKKYNFKLISEKYGVSDRAARYYINNIDSILRLLDYKITKKAKNSISLDTNQDFKNLFEILEKIHKLSIEDRIDILKLILFFDEKGLNITKICEELEISRTTIKKDLKLISEEFKMQGIELVYKNANGYRLNGNFREILIKKIELLEKIFGSLNDKNSSKVVKAQVYRYFFKYIKQKNIENTKKFIVEIEKVMFLNINEESYNKIFSYVLILLNFEKIYENSNDLTAKKFLINTEEYKKIEKILKNILNKNEIKTEILIEITDLIMGININSLKNNSFEDWINEELIIKKMISKVSKIVKTDLTRDEILYNGLLYHIKPAMYRIKNNIQITNSVFQELILEKDPILDVVNKAIEEIEGLFEVKFPEDEIALMGFHIKASIERNTSEKTKKVILICGLGYGSSKVLEQSLKENYDLDIVDVLPYYLIKTSMPNYANIDLILSTIDLEENYDIPVIKINPLLKEQDFILLSKYGIRKNITKISLKQIMDIIKNNTTITDEYKLINDLKDKLENKIIDDLSEAGIILKKMLNKNNIQFVNEVSDWKEAITKAGNILQKNGFIKQDYIEEMINMIEKHGAYIIIEEGMAIPHASISKNVLKTGISLLIVKEKVLFPNGKGANIFLSFATTSKTEHLGILNDLFELITKYNFIEKISKITEYEELEEYFRKELVC; this is encoded by the coding sequence ATGTTAAACTATAGGGAAACTGAAATATTAAATAACCTTATTAAAGGGAAAAAATATAATTTTAAATTAATATCTGAGAAATATGGAGTTTCAGACAGGGCGGCCAGATATTATATTAATAACATCGACAGCATTTTGCGGTTACTTGACTACAAAATTACTAAAAAGGCTAAAAATAGCATTTCTCTTGACACTAATCAGGATTTTAAAAATTTATTTGAGATTTTGGAAAAAATTCATAAATTATCTATAGAAGACAGGATAGATATTTTAAAGTTAATATTATTTTTTGACGAAAAAGGACTTAATATTACAAAGATATGTGAAGAACTTGAGATTTCTAGAACAACAATAAAAAAAGATTTGAAACTGATATCAGAAGAATTTAAAATGCAAGGAATCGAGCTAGTTTATAAAAATGCTAATGGTTATCGCCTTAATGGTAATTTTCGAGAAATTCTCATAAAAAAAATTGAACTTCTAGAGAAAATATTTGGCTCCCTTAATGATAAAAATTCTTCAAAAGTAGTAAAGGCACAGGTTTATCGTTATTTCTTCAAATATATCAAACAAAAAAATATTGAAAATACAAAAAAATTTATTGTAGAAATTGAAAAAGTGATGTTTTTAAATATAAATGAGGAAAGCTATAATAAAATATTTTCTTATGTGTTAATTTTATTAAATTTCGAGAAAATTTATGAAAACAGCAATGATTTGACTGCAAAGAAATTTTTAATTAATACGGAAGAATACAAAAAAATTGAAAAAATTTTAAAAAATATTTTGAATAAAAATGAAATAAAGACTGAGATATTGATTGAAATAACAGATTTAATAATGGGGATAAATATAAACAGTTTAAAAAATAATTCGTTTGAAGACTGGATAAACGAGGAACTGATTATAAAAAAAATGATTTCCAAAGTGAGCAAAATTGTAAAAACTGACTTGACACGTGATGAAATACTATATAACGGACTTTTATACCATATAAAGCCTGCTATGTACAGAATAAAAAATAATATTCAAATTACAAATTCGGTTTTTCAGGAATTAATTTTAGAAAAAGATCCTATTTTGGATGTAGTAAATAAAGCTATAGAGGAAATTGAAGGGCTTTTTGAAGTAAAGTTTCCAGAAGATGAAATTGCTCTTATGGGCTTTCATATAAAGGCTTCCATCGAAAGAAACACTTCTGAAAAAACTAAAAAGGTTATATTAATTTGTGGACTGGGTTATGGCAGTTCAAAGGTGCTTGAACAAAGTTTAAAGGAAAATTATGATTTGGATATTGTAGATGTTCTGCCATACTATTTAATAAAAACTTCAATGCCAAATTATGCAAATATTGATTTAATTTTATCTACTATCGATTTAGAAGAAAACTATGATATTCCTGTTATAAAAATAAATCCATTGCTTAAAGAGCAAGATTTTATCCTCTTATCAAAATATGGAATAAGAAAAAATATAACAAAAATTTCTTTAAAGCAAATAATGGACATAATAAAAAATAATACAACCATAACAGATGAATATAAACTTATAAATGATTTGAAAGATAAACTTGAAAATAAAATTATTGATGACTTATCTGAAGCAGGAATTATTTTAAAGAAAATGCTTAATAAAAACAACATTCAATTTGTCAACGAAGTTAGTGATTGGAAAGAAGCAATAACTAAAGCTGGAAATATACTTCAAAAAAACGGATTTATCAAGCAAGATTATATAGAAGAAATGATAAACATGATTGAAAAACATGGAGCTTATATCATTATTGAGGAAGGAATGGCAATTCCACACGCATCAATTTCAAAAAATGTATTAAAAACGGGGATTTCATTATTAATTGTAAAAGAAAAAGTTCTATTTCCAAATGGAAAAGGCGCAAACATATTTTTAAGTTTTGCAACTACCAGCAAAACAGAGCATCTAGGAATTTTAAATGACTTATTTGAATTAATTACAAAATATAACTTTATTGAAAAAATCTCAAAAATAACTGAATATGAAGAATTAGAAGAATATTTCAGAAAGGAACTCGTATGTTAG
- a CDS encoding PTS sugar transporter subunit IIA yields the protein MLEKILDGNIQIIDSVIDWKDSIKIAGKPLLEKNIITENYINAMIESIEKLGFYVILRDNLAMPHARPEDGTLGTGVSLLKLNNPVYYGNSKVQLVFVLATKDADSHMETLMQLMELFQDDESIEKLIVSKDYDEILEIIKKY from the coding sequence ATGTTAGAAAAAATACTTGATGGTAATATACAAATAATAGATTCAGTAATTGACTGGAAAGATAGTATCAAAATTGCAGGAAAACCTCTATTAGAAAAAAATATAATAACGGAAAATTATATCAACGCTATGATAGAAAGCATCGAAAAACTAGGTTTTTATGTTATTTTAAGAGACAATTTGGCAATGCCGCATGCAAGACCCGAAGACGGTACATTGGGAACTGGAGTAAGCCTTTTAAAACTAAATAATCCAGTATATTATGGCAATTCTAAAGTACAGCTGGTATTTGTGCTGGCAACTAAAGATGCTGATAGTCATATGGAAACTCTTATGCAGTTAATGGAATTGTTTCAAGATGATGAAAGTATTGAAAAATTAATAGTTTCAAAGGATTATGACGAAATATTAGAAATTATAAAAAAATATTGA
- a CDS encoding PTS sugar transporter subunit IIB: MKIMAVCGSGLGSSFMVEMNIKKVLKKIGVEAEVEHSDLASALPGAADVFVMGKDIAESATVPADKLIVLDSIISMPELEEKLTDYFKK, encoded by the coding sequence ATGAAAATAATGGCAGTTTGTGGATCAGGATTAGGAAGTAGCTTTATGGTGGAAATGAACATTAAAAAGGTTCTTAAAAAAATTGGTGTAGAAGCTGAAGTTGAACATTCTGACTTGGCATCAGCACTTCCAGGAGCAGCAGATGTATTTGTAATGGGAAAGGATATTGCAGAAAGTGCAACAGTTCCAGCTGATAAATTAATTGTTTTAGACAGCATTATTAGTATGCCTGAACTGGAAGAAAAATTAACAGATTATTTCAAAAAATAA
- a CDS encoding PTS ascorbate transporter subunit IIC, giving the protein MKGLLTLIVDILKVPSILVGLIAMIGLLVQKKPATDIVKGTIKTILGFLVLGGGAGLVVNSLAPMGSMFEQGFHVQGIVPNNEAIVSLALKEYGTITALIMALGMFWNIFIARFTKLKYIFLTGHHTLYMACMIGIILKVGGFSGPLLVIIGSLTLGLVMAIFPALAQPYVRKITGSDDVGFGHFSTIGYVLSGFVGSLVGKGSKSTEEMKLPKNLSFLRDSSISISLTMMIIYLILALVAGKEYVEKELSSGDNFLVFAIIQAITFAAGVYIILSGVRLVLAEIVPAFVGFSEKLVPNAKPALDCPIVFPYAPNAVLIGFLCSFLGGIVGLFMLGMLKWTLILPGVVPHFFCGATAGVFGNATGGRRGASVGAFANGLLLTFLPVILLPVLGNLGFANTTFSDADFVTVGIVLGNMAKHISPVVISGIIVGITAILVAFGFVPSKKSE; this is encoded by the coding sequence ATGAAAGGCTTATTAACTCTTATTGTGGACATTTTAAAAGTTCCGTCAATTTTAGTTGGATTGATAGCTATGATTGGTTTACTAGTTCAGAAAAAACCAGCTACAGATATAGTAAAAGGTACAATTAAGACGATTTTAGGATTTTTAGTGCTAGGTGGAGGAGCAGGACTTGTTGTAAACTCGCTAGCGCCTATGGGAAGCATGTTTGAACAAGGATTTCATGTTCAAGGAATAGTGCCTAATAATGAAGCAATTGTTTCATTGGCATTAAAAGAATATGGAACAATAACAGCGTTAATAATGGCGCTTGGAATGTTCTGGAACATATTTATCGCAAGATTTACGAAATTAAAATATATTTTCCTGACAGGACACCATACTTTGTATATGGCATGTATGATTGGAATAATATTAAAAGTTGGAGGATTTAGCGGGCCTTTATTAGTAATCATTGGTTCATTGACATTAGGACTTGTAATGGCAATATTTCCTGCACTGGCACAACCTTATGTTAGAAAAATTACTGGAAGCGATGATGTTGGATTTGGGCATTTCAGCACAATAGGGTATGTTTTATCTGGATTTGTCGGATCTTTAGTTGGAAAAGGTTCAAAATCAACTGAAGAAATGAAATTGCCTAAAAATTTAAGTTTTTTAAGAGACAGCTCTATTTCAATTTCATTAACTATGATGATAATTTACTTAATTTTGGCATTAGTTGCGGGAAAAGAATATGTTGAAAAGGAATTAAGCAGCGGAGATAACTTCTTAGTATTTGCAATTATTCAGGCTATAACATTTGCAGCGGGAGTTTATATTATTTTATCAGGTGTTAGACTTGTTCTTGCTGAAATAGTTCCAGCCTTTGTAGGATTTTCTGAAAAGCTTGTACCAAATGCAAAACCTGCGTTAGATTGCCCAATCGTATTCCCTTATGCGCCAAATGCTGTATTAATTGGCTTTTTATGCAGCTTTTTAGGAGGAATTGTTGGATTATTTATGCTTGGTATGTTAAAATGGACTCTTATCTTGCCAGGAGTAGTTCCTCATTTCTTCTGTGGAGCGACAGCAGGTGTATTTGGAAACGCTACTGGTGGTAGAAGAGGTGCTTCAGTTGGAGCCTTTGCAAATGGACTATTATTGACATTCTTGCCTGTAATTTTATTACCAGTGCTAGGAAATTTAGGATTTGCAAACACTACATTCTCTGATGCAGATTTTGTAACAGTTGGAATTGTGTTAGGTAATATGGCAAAACATATATCTCCAGTAGTAATTTCTGGAATAATCGTTGGAATAACTGCTATTTTAGTAGCCTTTGGATTTGTACCTTCAAAAAAATCAGAATAA
- a CDS encoding transketolase: MNSDYNEKVKEMKKLAANIRINTLKSLTNLGFGHYGGSLSIVEILAVLYGGIMNVDAKNPHWEGRDYFVLSKGHAGPALYTTLALKGFFPLEEIYTLNQNGTNLPSHPDRLKTKGIDATTGSLGQGISIATGIAKALQIDKKSNRVFCIVGDGEINEGQCWEAFQFIAHHNLNNLTVFLDYNKKQLDGALDEIIKPFSFEEKMKSFGFDAVTVKGNDIEKMYDILKVPRKNNEKPLFVILDTIKGQGVEYIEKMKNSHHLRLTDELKREIEKAIKDLESEVE, encoded by the coding sequence ATGAATAGTGATTATAATGAAAAAGTGAAAGAAATGAAAAAATTAGCCGCCAATATTAGGATAAATACACTAAAATCCCTTACTAATCTAGGTTTTGGGCATTACGGCGGAAGTTTATCAATTGTTGAAATATTAGCAGTACTGTATGGTGGCATTATGAATGTTGATGCTAAAAATCCACATTGGGAAGGCAGAGATTATTTTGTGCTGTCAAAAGGGCATGCAGGCCCTGCACTCTACACAACTTTAGCTTTAAAAGGATTTTTCCCGCTTGAAGAAATTTACACATTAAATCAGAATGGAACAAATTTGCCAAGCCATCCAGATAGACTCAAAACAAAAGGAATTGACGCCACAACAGGCTCTCTGGGACAAGGAATCTCAATTGCCACAGGAATCGCAAAAGCCTTACAAATAGATAAAAAATCTAATAGGGTATTCTGTATTGTTGGAGATGGAGAAATAAATGAAGGACAGTGCTGGGAAGCATTTCAGTTTATTGCTCACCATAACTTAAATAATTTAACGGTGTTCCTCGATTACAACAAAAAACAGCTGGACGGTGCTTTGGATGAAATAATAAAGCCATTCTCTTTTGAGGAAAAAATGAAATCATTCGGCTTTGATGCTGTTACTGTAAAAGGAAATGATATTGAAAAAATGTATGATATTTTGAAAGTGCCTCGTAAAAACAATGAAAAACCACTATTTGTAATACTTGACACTATAAAAGGGCAAGGTGTCGAATACATTGAAAAAATGAAAAATTCTCATCATCTAAGATTGACTGATGAACTAAAGCGGGAAATCGAAAAGGCGATAAAGGATTTGGAAAGCGAGGTGGAATAA